In Oscillospiraceae bacterium, the genomic window ACCATCAATAATAATTTTTTTCATTTTTACCTCTCGTGAATAAAACTGTTATCATTATATTCACAAAAGGTATTTTTCGCTATTTAGCTCTTTATCTTCGCCTTGTAATATGCAACTGTCAAATCAGTGACCATTCCGTAGCTTTTTGTGCCCTGCTCTTGACCATTAGCCTGTAAGAACGAATCATTTATACTATTAGAAATTTCAGATGTCTTTGAATCGGCATATTTTTTGAAGAATTTTGAATAGCTTGCTCTTTCTCTTTTTGCCTCAACACAAAGGCGAGCTGAAACAGCGCTATAAAGCTCCTTATCTGCCGAATATAAGGCGTTCATAACATCAGAGTAAACATCCAAATAGCCACTATATTGAAGATACGGATCATCTGACAAAATACAAACCATAAATGCCACGAAATTCGCCTCTTCCTCTCTTGCAATTCCTCGCTGATGTGCAAGCTCATGAG contains:
- a CDS encoding DUF3810 domain-containing protein, with translation HELAHQRGIAREEEANFVAFMVCILSDDPYLQYSGYLDVYSDVMNALYSADKELYSAVSARLCVEAKRERASYSKFFKKYADSKTSEISNSINDSFLQANGQEQGTKSYGMVTDLTVAYYKAKIKS